One window from the genome of Oncorhynchus kisutch isolate 150728-3 linkage group LG21, Okis_V2, whole genome shotgun sequence encodes:
- the LOC109904062 gene encoding uncharacterized protein LOC109904062, whose amino-acid sequence MPGCFSRLAERVRGRRRPTASTGCSNSFVACFSCLFLFCRVRDRRQVDSDSDFEEETTVLDEVQLDVPLDDVLDVPQLPVLLDVQNAAIILEDVPDVQTILEEATGNWQLILIRFSPLYCGPVVIRNNAGPVVKAWRTFQFISPIITYMCGGSQQVVVRMNHVSRVRGQETQLVWAISKETARLSPEGIPYCATKVQSITWIQRVAGRVTHYASHLRHETSVDVTLGCNQQTDVSVVYATLQMGLDGLLSSSAWSEAASFSTPTTQQFTDPEPEGHNCYEGWEEDLLPEEREVPLLNLYLTTKRVEDIALRLVSLRQAFTTLLGSTLSRNHLFVAGKVLLGGLVQANHMDEAKFIRTYNNFVDYLSDPSKRNDIERELAEAKIHHVNMIDVLFELVLFGLMTAQKSLMVHPGGFVERLYALLYSFLPTAANMESEADRYLLLLNVRVKRLLPVYFHILSVLPVYFHIHG is encoded by the exons ATGCCTGGGTGCTTTTCAAGACTGGCGGAGAGAGTGCGTGGACGTCGGCGCCCTACTGCGTCGACAGGTTGTTCAAATTCATTTGTGGCTTGTTTTTCTTGTCTTTTTCTGTTTTGCAGGGTTCGTGATCGTCGACAGGTGGACAGCGACAGCGACTTCGAAGAGG AAACAACTGTCCTGGATGAGGTCCAGTTGGATGTGCCATTGGATGATGTGCTAGATGTTCCACAGCTGCCAGTCCTCCTTGATGTCCAGAATGCTGCTATCATCCTTGAGGATGTGCCAGATGTGCAGACTATCCTTGAG GAGGCCACTGGCAATTGGCAGTTGATTCTGATTAGGTTCAGCCCCCTGTACTGTGGGCCTGTTGTGATCAGg AACAATGCCGGTCCGGTGGTTAAAGCTTGGAGAACTTTCCAGTTCATCAGCCCCATCATCACCTACATGTGTGGGGGATCCCAG caggtggtggtgaggATGAACCACGTGAGTAGGGTGAGAGGCCAGGAGACTCAACTGGTGTGGGCCATCTCCAAGGAGACAGCCAGGCTTAGTCCAGAGGGCATCCCCTACTGTGCCACCAAAGTGCAGTCCATCACTTGGATCCAG CGTGTGGCTGGCAGGGTGACCCACTATGCGTCTCACCTCCGCCACGAGACGTCTGTGGACGTGACGCTTGGCTGCAACCAG cagactgatgtctCAGTGGTGTACGCCACTCTCCAAATGGGGCTGGACGGGCTTCTCTCCTCTTCAGCGTGGTCGGAGGctgcctccttctctactcccaccactcagcagttcactgacccagagcctgagggccacaactgctatgag ggctgggaggaggacctgctgcctgaggagagggaggttcctctgctaaa CCTCTACCTTACCACCAAGAGAGTGGAGGACATCGCCCTGAGGCTCGTCTCCTTGCGCCAGGCCTTCACT aCCCTGCTTGGTTCCACCCTGAGCAGGAACCATCTGTTTGTGGCGGGAAAGGTCCTCCTGGGCGGCCTTGTTCAGGCCAACCACATG GACGAGGCCAAATTCATCCGTACCTATAACAACTTTGTGGACTACCTGAGTGACCCCTCCAAGCGGAATGACATTGAGAGGGAGCTGGCTGAGGCAAAG ATCCATCATGTGAACATGATAGATGTCCTCTTTGAGCTGGTGCTGTTTGGGTTGATGACAGCTCAGAAGTCCCTGATGGTG caccctggtgggttcgtggagcgtctgtacgctctcctgtactccttcctgCCCACTGCTGCCAACATGGAGTCAGAGGCTGATAGATACCTGCTGCTGCTCAATGTAAGAGTCAAGAGGTTACTTCCTGTTTACTTCCATATTCTTAGTGTACTTCCTGTTTACTTCCATATTCATGGTTAA